From Yersinia hibernica, a single genomic window includes:
- a CDS encoding fimbrial protein, translating to MSNFKKSALVIALVSSAFISQAFAADEGNGRIHFTGTVIDAPCSIAPDSTDINVDMGQVANKVLETGNKYSQNVQYSINLQDCDLTEQTAGSVTYPAQSKVSVTFGGVSDATAPALLANTGSAGGAGIRLIDTNGSLLKVGDTGADVNLVTGPNQIVFAARVEATGAPVTTGTIVSQATYALNYK from the coding sequence ATGTCTAATTTCAAGAAAAGTGCATTGGTTATTGCGTTAGTCTCTTCAGCTTTCATTTCTCAAGCATTTGCTGCGGATGAAGGTAATGGCCGCATTCATTTCACTGGCACTGTGATTGATGCGCCTTGTTCTATTGCCCCAGACTCTACTGATATCAACGTAGATATGGGACAAGTTGCGAATAAAGTATTGGAAACCGGGAATAAATATTCTCAAAACGTCCAGTACAGCATCAATTTACAAGATTGCGATTTAACTGAGCAAACAGCCGGTTCAGTCACCTACCCAGCACAATCAAAAGTGAGTGTCACATTCGGTGGTGTTTCTGATGCAACTGCTCCTGCATTACTGGCTAACACCGGTAGCGCTGGCGGTGCGGGTATTCGTCTGATTGATACTAACGGTTCATTGCTGAAAGTCGGCGACACTGGGGCTGATGTTAACCTCGTAACAGGCCCTAACCAAATTGTATTTGCCGCGCGTGTTGAAGCCACAGGTGCACCAGTTACAACAGGGACAATTGTATCCCAAGCAACTTACGCGCTGAACTATAAGTAA
- a CDS encoding fimbria/pilus outer membrane usher protein, with protein sequence MFFRIVQILTLAGMSLFLPQWAGAVEFNTNIIDAKDRDNIDLSRFEVDDYTPPGNYLLDVFINGRLLPNSYLITYLPVDEGKSSRVCLSPELVDLLGLSPAVRESLTLWNDGKCVALDEKEEITATYDKEKQYLIISIPQAWLAYSDPNWVPPSQWDDGITGALLDYNLFASRYAPKNGDSSTNFSSYGTAGANMGPWRIRADYQYTNNEAGGSHYNNFDWSQVYAFRAIPAIGAKFVGGQTYLSSSIFDSFRFLGASLSSDERMLPPTMRGYAPQVIGIARTNARVILSQNGRTLYQTNVAPGPFAIQDISEAVQGNIDVRVEEEDGRVTTFQVSAATVPFLTRKGAIRYKTALGRPTQGSNNSVSDPNFFNGEVSWGAFNDVSLYGGLIATSQDYTAIALGVGQNLHEFGALSVDVTHSRAQLPNEEKKSGESYRVNYSKRFDQTNSQITFAGYRFSEKNFMSMNQYLDQLNGNNYLQNDKQTYTVTANQYLAWPDITLYLSATHKTYWNDVSSTNYGVSVSKIFDIGTFKGISATVSANKVRYQYENENQMFFSFSLPIGTGQQVSYDAQHDKNSGYSQNVSYFNSKDPRNIWRVSAGGASPEVQQGNGVYRGGYQHRSPYGEFGIDGSHKNNEYNSVNTNWYGSITATAHGIAAHQNKSGNEPRIMIDTGDVSGVSLNNNSAMTNQFGIAVVNGITSYQQSDIRVDVQSLPEDIEVYSTVIQKTLTEGAIGYREIRAVKGQQIMAIIRQKEGSFPPLGASVIADKNGAEVGIVGDSGLTYLAGLEEGGNLTVQWGKQQCKIVLPKNGDMNSGKILLPCQ encoded by the coding sequence ATGTTCTTTCGAATAGTGCAAATATTAACATTGGCAGGCATGAGCTTATTCCTACCTCAATGGGCTGGGGCTGTAGAGTTTAATACCAATATTATCGATGCTAAAGATCGAGATAATATCGATCTCTCTCGTTTTGAAGTTGATGATTACACGCCTCCGGGTAATTATCTGCTTGATGTTTTTATTAATGGTCGATTGTTACCAAATAGTTATTTAATAACTTATTTACCTGTTGATGAGGGTAAATCGAGCCGAGTTTGTTTGTCCCCAGAATTAGTTGACCTGTTAGGTCTATCGCCAGCCGTTCGTGAATCATTAACATTATGGAATGACGGCAAATGTGTTGCTCTTGATGAAAAAGAAGAAATAACTGCAACCTACGATAAAGAGAAACAATACTTAATTATTTCCATCCCACAAGCTTGGCTTGCCTACAGTGATCCAAATTGGGTTCCGCCATCACAATGGGATGATGGTATTACCGGTGCGTTATTAGACTACAACCTATTTGCAAGTCGCTATGCGCCAAAGAACGGCGATAGCTCGACAAATTTTAGTAGCTATGGAACTGCGGGTGCCAATATGGGGCCATGGCGGATTCGCGCTGACTACCAATATACCAATAATGAAGCTGGCGGTTCGCATTACAATAATTTTGATTGGTCGCAAGTTTATGCTTTCCGCGCCATCCCAGCGATAGGGGCCAAATTTGTTGGCGGTCAAACTTACCTCAGCTCCAGTATTTTTGACTCATTCCGTTTTCTCGGTGCATCACTTTCCAGTGATGAGCGCATGCTGCCACCGACGATGCGCGGCTACGCGCCTCAAGTCATCGGGATTGCGCGCACCAATGCCAGAGTGATTTTGAGCCAGAATGGCCGTACGCTTTATCAAACTAATGTCGCGCCGGGCCCCTTTGCCATTCAGGATATCAGCGAAGCAGTACAGGGCAACATTGATGTTCGAGTCGAAGAAGAAGATGGCCGGGTCACCACTTTCCAAGTCAGTGCTGCAACAGTGCCATTCTTAACCCGTAAAGGGGCGATTCGCTATAAAACAGCATTGGGCCGCCCTACCCAGGGCAGCAATAATTCAGTTAGTGACCCCAACTTTTTCAATGGTGAGGTTTCATGGGGGGCATTTAATGATGTGTCCTTATATGGCGGGTTGATAGCAACATCGCAGGATTACACCGCTATTGCCTTGGGTGTCGGGCAAAATTTGCATGAGTTTGGCGCACTGTCTGTTGATGTCACGCATTCACGGGCTCAATTACCCAACGAAGAGAAAAAAAGCGGCGAAAGTTATCGTGTTAACTATTCCAAACGTTTTGATCAGACCAACAGTCAGATTACGTTTGCCGGATACCGTTTCTCTGAAAAGAACTTCATGAGCATGAATCAGTATTTGGATCAGCTCAATGGCAATAATTATCTACAAAATGACAAGCAGACATATACAGTTACCGCGAACCAATATTTAGCATGGCCGGATATCACTCTGTATCTCTCAGCAACTCATAAAACGTATTGGAATGATGTTTCCAGCACTAACTATGGTGTTTCTGTGAGTAAAATATTCGATATCGGCACATTTAAAGGGATTTCAGCAACAGTTTCTGCCAATAAAGTGAGGTACCAATACGAAAATGAGAACCAGATGTTCTTCTCATTCAGCCTGCCTATTGGTACAGGGCAGCAAGTGAGCTATGACGCGCAGCATGATAAAAACAGTGGCTACTCACAGAATGTTTCTTACTTCAACAGTAAAGACCCACGAAACATCTGGCGTGTCAGTGCCGGTGGCGCTAGCCCAGAAGTGCAGCAAGGAAATGGCGTTTACCGTGGCGGCTATCAGCACCGTTCTCCTTATGGAGAGTTTGGTATTGATGGCAGCCATAAAAATAACGAATACAATTCAGTTAATACTAACTGGTACGGTTCAATTACGGCGACAGCCCACGGTATTGCTGCTCATCAAAACAAATCAGGTAATGAGCCACGGATAATGATTGATACCGGTGATGTTTCAGGGGTGTCTCTGAATAACAACTCAGCAATGACTAACCAATTTGGTATTGCAGTTGTGAATGGCATCACCAGTTACCAGCAGTCAGATATTCGAGTCGATGTACAAAGTTTGCCGGAAGATATTGAGGTTTACAGCACAGTAATTCAAAAAACGCTCACCGAAGGGGCGATAGGCTACCGAGAAATAAGAGCGGTGAAGGGCCAACAAATTATGGCCATTATCCGTCAAAAAGAGGGCAGCTTCCCACCATTGGGTGCATCAGTTATTGCCGATAAAAACGGAGCAGAAGTCGGTATTGTCGGTGATAGCGGATTAACGTATTTAGCTGGGTTAGAAGAAGGCGGGAACTTAACCGTTCAGTGGGGCAAGCAGCAGTGCAAGATAGTATTACCGAAAAATGGCGACATGAATTCAGGAAAGATTTTGCTTCCATGTCAGTAA
- a CDS encoding fimbrial biogenesis chaperone — MKNINNPTCTQKNRQFSAALVGITLLLTTMVSEAAINLDRTRIVFNDTDKSASVILVNQSKTSPYLAQSWIEDSTGKKVDSPLVALPPMQRIDAGQKSQVRIMKLADVSKLPTDRETLFYFNVREVPPKSDMSNVVQIAIQSRVKLFYRPAAIRADYGNIWQEKLQLTKQGENLKINNPTPYYITLGYLSQDNRGNFPGFDSVMIAPFGTEMVKTPGYSGSHYTIGYMDDFGGMKMRTFNCSATDCQIQPAEKKK, encoded by the coding sequence ATGAAAAATATTAATAACCCTACTTGCACCCAAAAAAATCGGCAATTTAGTGCCGCCTTAGTCGGGATAACATTATTGTTGACCACCATGGTGAGTGAGGCCGCGATAAATCTGGACCGTACTCGGATTGTTTTTAATGATACCGATAAATCTGCCAGTGTTATTTTGGTGAACCAGAGCAAAACATCCCCCTATTTGGCACAGTCTTGGATAGAAGATAGTACTGGGAAAAAAGTGGATAGTCCGCTAGTAGCATTGCCGCCGATGCAACGAATTGATGCCGGACAAAAAAGTCAGGTTCGGATTATGAAGTTAGCTGACGTCAGTAAATTACCGACGGATCGCGAAACATTATTCTATTTCAATGTGCGGGAAGTTCCGCCGAAAAGTGATATGTCTAACGTGGTGCAAATTGCTATCCAAAGCAGGGTGAAATTATTTTACCGGCCTGCGGCGATCAGAGCTGATTATGGCAATATCTGGCAGGAAAAATTACAACTCACTAAGCAAGGCGAAAACCTAAAAATAAATAACCCGACACCTTATTACATTACCCTGGGATATTTAAGTCAGGACAATCGCGGCAATTTCCCTGGGTTCGATAGCGTCATGATTGCACCTTTTGGCACCGAGATGGTTAAGACCCCGGGTTACAGTGGTAGCCATTATACCATCGGTTATATGGATGATTTTGGTGGCATGAAGATGCGCACGTTTAATTGCTCTGCGACAGATTGCCAAATTCAGCCTGCTGAAAAGAAAAAATAA
- a CDS encoding ornithine cyclodeaminase family protein produces the protein MIILNKQQILDKFDADAVTLLLKAGFIAFSQKQVQMPPVQHLLFEQANGDCCIKSGYLQGDNHFVVKVSGGFYNNPDQGLASNQGLMMAFSAQTGEPQAILLDEGWLTALRTALAGRIVAELCAPAHISAMGIVGTGMQARLHLMYLKSVISCRQLWVWGRSETALEEYRQYAEEEGFVVNTTLDAAELGRHCQFIVTTTPSREAILQAADIQPGTHITAVGADGAGKHELAPELVAKADKILVDSWAQCTEFGEISSAFQQHMLANHSLTEIGTALAQNSTLRENEQQITLADLTGLGIQDVQIVKGILE, from the coding sequence ATGATTATTTTGAATAAGCAGCAGATTCTCGACAAGTTCGATGCTGATGCCGTCACTTTGCTACTTAAAGCAGGGTTTATCGCATTTAGTCAAAAACAAGTGCAAATGCCGCCGGTACAGCATTTGTTGTTTGAGCAAGCAAACGGTGACTGCTGTATTAAAAGTGGTTATTTGCAGGGCGACAATCACTTTGTGGTGAAAGTCTCAGGCGGTTTTTATAATAATCCTGATCAAGGGCTGGCCAGTAATCAGGGGCTGATGATGGCGTTTTCGGCCCAAACCGGTGAACCACAAGCCATATTGCTCGATGAGGGCTGGCTAACCGCCCTGCGCACGGCATTGGCCGGGCGCATTGTCGCCGAACTTTGCGCACCAGCACACATCAGCGCCATGGGTATCGTCGGGACGGGTATGCAAGCGCGGCTGCATCTGATGTATCTGAAAAGTGTGATTTCCTGCCGCCAGCTATGGGTTTGGGGCCGCAGTGAAACAGCATTAGAGGAATACCGGCAATATGCTGAAGAGGAAGGTTTTGTGGTCAATACCACCTTGGATGCGGCGGAGTTAGGCCGTCACTGTCAGTTTATTGTGACCACCACCCCCAGCCGAGAGGCTATTTTACAGGCTGCGGATATTCAGCCCGGCACTCATATTACTGCGGTCGGCGCTGATGGTGCAGGTAAACACGAATTAGCCCCAGAACTCGTGGCAAAAGCCGATAAGATATTGGTAGATTCATGGGCGCAATGTACTGAATTTGGTGAAATTTCATCCGCATTTCAACAGCATATGTTAGCAAACCACAGCTTGACAGAAATAGGCACGGCTTTAGCGCAGAATAGTACTTTACGTGAAAATGAACAGCAAATTACCTTGGCAGATTTAACCGGATTAGGAATTCAAGACGTGCAAATAGTAAAAGGAATTCTAGAATAG
- a CDS encoding fimbrial protein, giving the protein MTHVILNKMGQLGGLFVTLFAALLFSQAVYALDCVEKGTGTVIKPAIPIGQLAIPSNVPAGTKVWQSNDITVTAYCDNVLGSVTDQVWFYFNPLHQSLGQGLQLGVSYNGQDLETNSARLNTNTTPIRTGQNVTVTVTFRLYIKVTGNPPSSGYYVGADNFTVFQLDGSTGLNLWPGAKNLRYALSGLTGVRFIACGADLVVSPASQIVNFGVFNRTLLQNSGNNISQPFSITAVKQGCLSNFSIQAEFTTTNPLIGNNAVDMRNGTKLTIYNDANQAIVYNQYANFAELNNVTQVTKGYTASLNSIAGQTVQLGQFDATAIVKINYY; this is encoded by the coding sequence ATGACTCATGTGATTTTAAATAAAATGGGCCAGCTAGGCGGCTTGTTCGTGACTTTATTCGCGGCACTGCTGTTTTCACAAGCCGTATATGCGCTTGATTGCGTTGAGAAAGGCACGGGCACTGTGATTAAGCCGGCTATCCCTATCGGGCAATTAGCCATCCCTTCGAATGTGCCCGCAGGGACGAAAGTTTGGCAATCAAATGATATTACGGTCACGGCCTATTGCGATAATGTTTTAGGGTCAGTAACCGATCAGGTGTGGTTTTACTTTAATCCACTACACCAATCGCTAGGACAGGGTTTGCAATTAGGTGTCAGTTATAATGGCCAAGACTTAGAAACCAACTCGGCCCGCTTAAATACCAATACAACCCCAATAAGAACAGGGCAGAACGTCACAGTGACGGTAACTTTCCGGTTATACATTAAAGTTACCGGCAACCCGCCTTCAAGTGGTTATTATGTTGGCGCAGATAATTTTACGGTATTCCAACTTGATGGCTCAACTGGTTTAAATCTATGGCCAGGTGCAAAGAATTTACGCTACGCCTTGTCAGGATTAACGGGAGTACGTTTTATTGCCTGCGGTGCGGACTTAGTGGTTTCTCCAGCATCACAAATTGTGAATTTTGGCGTTTTCAATCGGACATTACTGCAAAACAGTGGCAATAATATTAGTCAGCCATTTTCCATCACGGCAGTGAAGCAAGGCTGTTTATCCAATTTTTCTATTCAAGCCGAATTTACCACGACCAATCCATTAATTGGTAACAATGCAGTTGATATGCGAAATGGCACCAAACTCACGATATATAACGATGCTAATCAGGCGATTGTTTACAATCAGTATGCGAATTTTGCTGAGTTAAACAATGTTACTCAGGTGACAAAAGGGTATACCGCCAGCTTAAATTCCATTGCAGGTCAAACCGTGCAATTGGGCCAATTTGATGCGACGGCCATTGTAAAGATTAACTATTACTGA
- a CDS encoding IS256 family transposase, with the protein MDEKKLKALAAELAKGLKTEADLNAFSRMLTKLTVETALNAELTEHLGHEKNAPKTGSNTRNGYSSKTLLCDDGEIELSTPRDRENTFEPQLIKKNQTRITQMDSQILSLYAKGMTTREIVATFKEMYDADVSPTLISKVTDAVKEQVAEWQSRPLDALYPIVYLDCIVVKVRQSGSVINKAVFLALGINTEGQKELLGMWLAENEGAKFWLSVLTELKNRGLQDILIACVDGLKGFPDAINSVYPQTHIQLCIIHMVRNSLKYVSWKDYKAVTSGLKTVYQAPTEAAALMALDNFAATWDDKYPQISKSWRAHWGNLNTFFGYPPDIRKAIYTTNAIESLNSVIRAAIKKRKVFPTDDSVRKVIYLAIKDASKKWSMPIQNWRLAMSRFIIEFGDRLSDHL; encoded by the coding sequence ATGGACGAGAAGAAACTTAAAGCTCTCGCTGCAGAACTGGCTAAAGGCCTCAAAACCGAGGCCGATCTCAATGCGTTTTCCCGTATGCTGACGAAGCTTACCGTCGAAACAGCGCTCAATGCAGAGCTGACTGAACACCTCGGACACGAGAAAAATGCCCCAAAAACCGGTTCAAATACCCGCAACGGCTATTCATCCAAAACGCTGCTGTGCGACGATGGCGAGATTGAACTGAGCACGCCTCGTGACCGTGAAAATACCTTCGAGCCACAGCTTATCAAGAAAAATCAGACGCGTATCACGCAGATGGACAGCCAGATTTTGTCCCTGTACGCCAAAGGCATGACAACCCGTGAAATCGTCGCCACATTCAAGGAAATGTACGATGCGGACGTGTCACCCACGCTGATATCTAAAGTCACCGATGCGGTTAAAGAACAGGTTGCTGAATGGCAAAGTCGGCCTCTGGATGCGCTGTATCCCATTGTTTATCTTGACTGTATCGTGGTGAAAGTTCGTCAAAGTGGTAGCGTGATAAACAAAGCGGTGTTCCTCGCTCTCGGCATTAATACTGAAGGTCAGAAAGAACTTCTGGGCATGTGGCTGGCTGAAAACGAAGGGGCGAAGTTCTGGCTCAGTGTGCTGACGGAGCTTAAAAACCGGGGCCTTCAGGATATTCTGATTGCCTGTGTGGACGGCCTGAAAGGCTTCCCGGATGCGATAAACAGCGTGTATCCACAGACGCATATCCAGCTTTGCATCATTCACATGGTGCGCAACAGCCTGAAATACGTGTCGTGGAAGGACTACAAAGCCGTCACCAGCGGACTGAAAACGGTGTATCAGGCTCCGACAGAAGCGGCGGCACTGATGGCGCTGGATAACTTCGCGGCAACCTGGGACGATAAATACCCGCAAATCAGCAAAAGCTGGCGTGCGCACTGGGGAAATCTCAATACGTTCTTTGGCTACCCGCCCGACATCCGCAAAGCCATCTACACCACTAATGCTATCGAATCGCTGAACAGCGTGATCCGTGCAGCTATCAAAAAGCGCAAAGTGTTCCCGACAGACGACTCAGTGAGAAAGGTTATTTATCTGGCGATCAAGGATGCTTCAAAAAAATGGAGTATGCCGATCCAGAACTGGCGGCTGGCGATGAGTCGTTTTATTATCGAGTTCGGTGACCGCCTGAGCGATCACCTTTAA
- the ibpA gene encoding small heat shock chaperone IbpA: MRNSELAPLYRSAIGFDRLFNLLESGQNQGNGGYPPYNVELVDENNYRIAIAVAGFSEQELDIVTQGNLLIIRGSHASEPAQRTYLYQGIAERNFERKFQLAEHIKIKGANLVNGLLYIDLERLVPESLKPRRIEIK; the protein is encoded by the coding sequence ATGCGTAATTCCGAGCTTGCACCATTGTATCGTTCAGCTATCGGTTTCGACCGGCTGTTCAATCTATTAGAATCCGGCCAGAACCAAGGTAATGGCGGTTATCCTCCTTATAACGTCGAGTTAGTTGACGAAAATAACTACCGCATCGCCATCGCGGTGGCAGGCTTTTCAGAGCAGGAACTGGATATTGTCACACAAGGTAACTTGTTGATTATTCGCGGTTCTCATGCCAGTGAACCTGCGCAACGAACCTATTTGTATCAAGGTATCGCTGAACGAAACTTCGAGCGTAAATTCCAGCTGGCTGAGCACATTAAAATTAAAGGTGCCAACCTGGTCAATGGCTTGTTATATATCGATCTTGAGCGATTAGTACCAGAGAGTTTAAAACCACGGCGTATTGAAATTAAGTAA
- a CDS encoding helix-turn-helix transcriptional regulator — protein sequence MLSRYQPIADAIATLFSPYAEVALHDLACQKLVYIANNYSQRELGEDSNLSDLQFDQHSQVIGPYQKRNWDGRQLRSISAVLRDDHQQPVGLLCINLDITVFENAKAALDIFLSGHQLQPQPEVLFQDDWQERINTYTHHWLQQQQLTLATLSNIDRRKLIEALYQQGAFNGKNAAGYVAKILNIGRATVYNQLKNIKNNYNQ from the coding sequence ATGCTTAGCCGATACCAGCCCATCGCCGATGCGATAGCCACACTTTTCTCACCTTATGCGGAAGTTGCCCTCCACGATTTAGCCTGCCAAAAGCTAGTTTATATCGCGAATAACTATTCACAGCGGGAATTGGGGGAAGACTCCAACCTAAGTGACCTGCAATTTGATCAGCATTCACAGGTGATTGGCCCTTACCAAAAGCGCAACTGGGATGGTCGCCAACTGCGCTCCATCAGCGCCGTGCTGCGCGATGACCATCAGCAACCTGTCGGGCTACTGTGTATCAATCTGGACATTACCGTCTTTGAAAATGCCAAAGCGGCACTGGATATATTCTTATCTGGCCATCAACTACAGCCGCAGCCAGAAGTCCTGTTCCAAGACGATTGGCAGGAGCGAATCAACACCTACACTCACCACTGGCTGCAACAGCAACAGCTCACACTGGCAACACTGAGCAATATTGATCGCCGAAAATTGATTGAAGCGCTCTATCAGCAGGGAGCATTTAACGGCAAAAATGCCGCGGGTTATGTTGCCAAGATCCTTAACATTGGCCGCGCCACTGTTTACAACCAATTGAAAAATATCAAAAACAACTATAACCAATAG
- a CDS encoding DUF3748 domain-containing protein, whose translation MTLQEQQLTFDPRGHQLTNINVWTADSQWLAYDVRPNGSTFSGLTIERVNCITGAIEVIYRAQHGAHVGVVTVSPDQPARYVFIHGPEHPDSHWHYDFHHRRGVIVSEPDRELAVTLDAMDITAPYTPGALRGGTHVHVFSPDGSRLSFTYNDHVLHEQDPALDCRNVGVALPLHGVNPPKQHPREYDGSHFCVLVTRTTPTPQAGSDQINRAYEEGWVGSQGYLKADGTRQRWALAFIGDTLSAQGEKVPEIYLVDLPEYDRDYAHAGAEPLEGTQTTLPAPPAGVSQRRLTFTAGRRFPGLATSPRHWLRTSPDGRAIACLMQDDNGVVQLWLVSPNGGEPRQLTASEWGIQSAFSWHPQGHSLAFVCDNSVMQCDSTTGQLQRLTARSAVAPLADAVVFSPDGAKVAFMREIDGLAQIFTTNAG comes from the coding sequence ATGACCTTACAGGAGCAGCAACTCACTTTTGATCCCAGAGGGCATCAGCTCACTAATATCAATGTGTGGACTGCGGATAGCCAATGGCTGGCCTATGATGTGCGGCCTAATGGCAGCACATTTAGTGGGTTAACGATTGAGCGGGTTAATTGTATCACCGGTGCTATTGAGGTTATTTATCGTGCTCAACATGGTGCGCATGTTGGCGTGGTCACGGTAAGCCCTGACCAGCCGGCGCGTTATGTGTTTATCCATGGCCCGGAACACCCTGATAGTCACTGGCATTATGATTTCCATCATCGGCGAGGTGTTATTGTCTCGGAACCGGACAGGGAACTGGCGGTAACACTGGATGCCATGGATATCACGGCACCATACACTCCCGGCGCACTGCGCGGTGGCACTCATGTGCATGTTTTCAGCCCCGACGGCAGCCGCCTAAGTTTTACCTATAATGACCATGTGTTGCATGAGCAAGATCCCGCGTTGGATTGCCGCAATGTTGGCGTAGCTCTGCCTCTGCATGGTGTTAACCCGCCGAAGCAACATCCACGTGAATATGATGGCAGCCATTTTTGTGTACTAGTGACCCGTACCACCCCCACGCCACAAGCGGGCAGTGACCAAATAAATCGTGCTTATGAAGAAGGGTGGGTGGGTTCTCAGGGCTATTTGAAAGCTGACGGCACTCGCCAGCGCTGGGCACTGGCATTTATTGGCGACACCCTTTCGGCACAAGGTGAGAAAGTCCCAGAGATTTATCTTGTTGATTTACCAGAGTATGACCGGGATTATGCTCATGCAGGGGCCGAGCCACTGGAGGGCACTCAGACCACATTGCCCGCACCACCCGCGGGTGTCAGCCAACGGCGGCTAACCTTCACGGCTGGGCGGCGTTTTCCCGGCCTTGCGACCAGCCCGCGGCATTGGTTGCGCACCTCACCTGATGGCCGTGCCATTGCTTGTTTAATGCAAGATGATAATGGCGTGGTGCAGCTGTGGCTGGTTTCACCGAATGGTGGAGAACCGCGGCAATTGACCGCCAGTGAGTGGGGTATTCAGTCAGCATTTAGTTGGCACCCACAGGGGCACAGCTTGGCATTTGTTTGTGATAACAGTGTGATGCAGTGTGATAGTACCACCGGCCAGTTGCAGCGATTGACCGCCCGCAGTGCCGTCGCCCCTCTGGCGGATGCGGTGGTGTTTTCGCCGGATGGCGCTAAAGTGGCCTTTATGCGGGAAATTGACGGGTTAGCTCAAATCTTTACTACAAATGCAGGCTAA
- a CDS encoding threonine/serine dehydratase produces the protein MNTLFDAIKEAHQVLRPQVRVTPLEYSPLLSQHSGCEIYLKCEHLQHTGSFKFRGASNKLRLLTDEQRQRGVITASTGNHGQAMALAGKLAGVKSTIYAPEQAAAIKLDVIRALGGEVELIPGDALNAELAADRAAQLQGKIYISPYNDSQIIAGQGTCGMEMVEQQPDLDAVFVAVGGGGLISGIATVLKKLSDKTQIIGCWPANATSMYTSLENGQIQEVAEQETLSDGTAGGVEPGAITFSLCQQLIDQKVLVSEPEIKDAMRLIARTDRWMIEGAAGVALAAALKLAPHWQGKKVAVVLCGKNIVLEKYLGAVSK, from the coding sequence ATGAATACCTTATTTGATGCTATTAAAGAAGCCCACCAAGTACTACGCCCGCAAGTGAGAGTGACGCCACTGGAATATAGCCCATTACTGTCCCAGCACAGCGGTTGTGAAATTTATCTCAAATGTGAGCATCTACAGCACACCGGTTCCTTTAAATTTCGTGGAGCCAGTAACAAACTGCGTTTATTAACTGACGAACAGCGCCAACGTGGTGTTATCACCGCCTCGACGGGCAATCATGGGCAAGCCATGGCGCTGGCAGGGAAACTGGCCGGGGTCAAATCCACTATTTATGCACCTGAGCAAGCTGCAGCCATAAAATTAGACGTGATTCGCGCGCTGGGTGGCGAAGTGGAACTGATCCCGGGGGATGCATTAAACGCAGAACTGGCAGCTGATCGCGCCGCACAATTGCAGGGCAAAATCTATATCTCCCCGTATAACGACAGCCAAATTATTGCCGGGCAAGGAACCTGCGGCATGGAGATGGTGGAGCAGCAGCCGGATCTCGATGCCGTCTTTGTGGCCGTCGGCGGCGGTGGGCTGATCTCCGGGATTGCCACCGTGCTGAAGAAACTCTCTGACAAGACTCAGATTATTGGTTGCTGGCCAGCGAATGCCACCAGTATGTATACCAGCCTGGAAAACGGGCAAATTCAGGAAGTGGCCGAGCAAGAAACACTGTCTGATGGCACTGCCGGCGGTGTTGAACCGGGGGCGATAACCTTCTCGCTTTGTCAGCAATTAATCGACCAGAAAGTGTTAGTCAGTGAACCGGAAATCAAAGATGCCATGCGCTTAATCGCCCGCACTGACCGCTGGATGATTGAAGGTGCCGCGGGTGTGGCCTTAGCCGCCGCGCTAAAATTGGCTCCCCACTGGCAGGGTAAAAAAGTGGCCGTCGTGCTGTGTGGGAAAAATATCGTGCTGGAAAAATACTTGGGAGCAGTCAGCAAATGA
- a CDS encoding YceK/YidQ family lipoprotein — translation MKNTVIPFVTGCSLLLSGGCSSIMTHTSSSQGYYSGTAANVAMLKDDDTGWALRPLLAVDLPFSAVMDTLLLPYDYLRSDSEDKVTSSPRERIRQSEAQNPPASSPVDTSIQ, via the coding sequence ATGAAAAATACAGTTATCCCTTTTGTTACCGGCTGTTCGCTGCTTTTGTCCGGCGGCTGCTCCAGTATTATGACCCACACCAGCAGCAGCCAGGGCTATTACTCTGGGACCGCTGCCAATGTGGCGATGCTCAAAGATGATGATACCGGTTGGGCACTGCGGCCGCTGCTTGCCGTGGATTTGCCATTCTCCGCGGTAATGGACACTTTGTTGCTGCCTTATGATTACTTACGCTCGGACAGCGAAGATAAAGTTACCAGTTCCCCACGCGAGCGTATCCGCCAGTCCGAAGCACAAAACCCGCCAGCTTCCTCTCCTGTTGATACGTCAATACAATGA